AAACCCTCACCGGCATCCAGAATGGCAAGGTGGCGGATCAGCACGGCTGGAACGAGATCTTCTGATTTATGGTCTGCGTAACGACTCATAAACGGGGCGACTCAGTATTGAGCCGCCCCGTTTTCTTACCAGTTGATGGAGCTGAATTGCCGGGAGATTATTATGACAAGAATGAACCGAATCCGTATCAAAGAACTCCTGGCCGGGACGTCGAGTCAACCCGCCGTTACTGTCTGCGGCTGGGTACGGACCATTCGTCGCGGCAAAGAGGTCGCCTTTATCGAGCTCAACGACGGCTCGTGTCTGACCTCGTTACAGATCGTCGCCGCTCCTGATCTGGCCGGCCTCAATGCGGCCGGCCTCGGCACCGGCGCCTGTCTGTCGGTGCAGGGGGAACTCCTCCCCTCCCCGGCCAGCGGCCAGGCGTGGGAACTGCGCGCCACGGTTATCACCCTCCTCGGTCCGGCTGACGAGTCCTTCCCGTTGCAGAAGAAGCGGCACTCCCTCGAATATCTCCGCTCCATCGCCCATCTCCGCCCCCGCGCCAACACTTTCAGTGCCGTCTTCCGCCTGCGCAGCGCCCTCTCCTTTGCGATCCACCGCTTCTTCCGCGAGCGGGGCTTCACCTATGTCCATACGCCGATCATCACTGCCAGCGACTGTGAAGGAGCAGGGGAGCTCTTTCGCGTCACCACCCTCGACCCGCAAGCGCCGCCGCTGCGCGACGGGCAGGTCGACTGGAAAGCCGACTTCTTTGCCGAAAAGACCGGCCTCACCGTCTCCGGCCAGCTCGAAGGGGAGCTCTGCGCCCTCGCTCTCGGCGACATCTACACCTTCGGGCCGACCTTCCGCGCCGAGGATTCCCACACCAGTCGCCATGCCGCCGAGTTCTGGATGATCGAACCGGAGATTGCCTTTGCCGACCTGATGGATGATTGCGCCCTCGCCGAAGACTTCCTCCGTTACCTCGTCACCTTTGCCCTCAACGAATGCGGCGAAGATCTGAGCTTCTTCAATGACCGCATCGAACCGGGGCTCATCGTCCGCCTCGAAGCGTTGTCCACCGCTTCCTTTGCGACCATGACCTACACTGAGGCGGTGGCGAGACTCCAGCGGAGCGGCAAATCCTTCGAATACCCGGTCGCCTGGGGCTGTGATCTGCAGAGCGAGCACGAACGCTTCCTCACTGAAGAGATCATCGGCGGACCGCTCTTTGTCACCGATTATCCGGCCGAACTCAAAGCTTTCT
This portion of the Deltaproteobacteria bacterium HGW-Deltaproteobacteria-4 genome encodes:
- a CDS encoding asparagine--tRNA ligase, which translates into the protein MNRIRIKELLAGTSSQPAVTVCGWVRTIRRGKEVAFIELNDGSCLTSLQIVAAPDLAGLNAAGLGTGACLSVQGELLPSPASGQAWELRATVITLLGPADESFPLQKKRHSLEYLRSIAHLRPRANTFSAVFRLRSALSFAIHRFFRERGFTYVHTPIITASDCEGAGELFRVTTLDPQAPPLRDGQVDWKADFFAEKTGLTVSGQLEGELCALALGDIYTFGPTFRAEDSHTSRHAAEFWMIEPEIAFADLMDDCALAEDFLRYLVTFALNECGEDLSFFNDRIEPGLIVRLEALSTASFATMTYTEAVARLQRSGKSFEYPVAWGCDLQSEHERFLTEEIIGGPLFVTDYPAELKAFYMRLSDDQRTVAAMDLLVPRVGEIIGGSQREEREEVLRAQMTKKGISPEALWWYLDTRRWGSCPHAGFGLGFERLIMYLSGMENIRDVIPFPRTPGSAKF